A window of Microbacterium lushaniae genomic DNA:
TGGCCGACTCCCGGAGGTCGCCGCTCGCGATGAGGTAGGCGGTCTTCGGTTCGCCCTTCGGGCGCGTCACGGGTGCGGGCAGGGTGTAGGTGCTCATGCGTTGTCCTCGACTAGCTGACGGGCGTGGGATGCGTTGGCGGTGTGGCTGGATCCGGCTTCGAGACGGAGACGAACGGGGGTCTCCGGCGCGGACGTGTCGGGGGAGAGCGGCAGTTCGCGCCCGCGCAGCAGGAGCCCGTCGAGCTCGAGGGTGCCGCCGTGCACGTGCAGCACGAGCGTCGCGCCGTCGACCTCGACGCGCCCCCACGCCGTCCCGGTGGTGAACAGCGAGCGGAAGGGCTCGTCACCGACGGGGTCGAAGGAGAGCGTGCGGGTGGGCGCATCCCACTGCACGCCGCTGAAGGCGAGCAGCAGCGCCCAGGATGCGAGCGACCGCGCGTAGTGGTTGCCGCACTCGATCTCGTTCCACGGGTTGCGCGCGTCGCCGGCGTAGCGCTCGCGCACGGCCCGCTCGATCCGCAGCGCCTGCTCCGGAAGGCCGGCGTAGACGAGGGATGCGGCCACCTGATGCTCGACGCCGGTCCACACCTCGTCGGAGTAGACGAAGGGGATGGCCGGCCGCCCGCCGCGTGGCCAGGACGCGAGCAGAAGCCCACCCTCATCGTTGAGCGCGTACACCCGCTGCGTGCTCTCGTGCGCGCTCAGGTCTTCGCGGAAGTTGTGGGTGACCACGGCGCCCAGCGCGCTGCGGAGCCGAGGGCGTGGGAGCAGGTCGCCCAGCCCGTTGATCCAGGCGTGGAACTGCCCCAGGAGCTGGTCGGAGAGGACCCCGTCGCCGTACTGGTACCGGTGCGCGTCGACGTCGTCGACGACCTGGCGGTAGTACTCCCCGTTCCACAGCACGTCGTCCATGCCGTCGGCGACGCGGTCGGCGCGCTCCCGCCACTGCGATGCGCGCGCGGCGTCGCCGAGATGGTCGGCCATCCGGGCTCCTGCCCGCAGGGCCGCGGCGAACAACCCGTTCGCCAGCGGTTCGACGCCGTGGAACTCGATGTCGTAGGTGTTGTGCAGCTCACCGTCGAGCAGCCCGTCCCCGTCGCGATCCCAGCGATCGACCGCGTGCTCGAGGGAGCGGACCGCGGCCGGCCACAGTTCGAGGAGGAAGTCGTCGTCGCCGCAGAACCGCCACTCCCGGTACAGCCGCAGGAGCGTGCCGAGCTGCCCGTCGACGGCGGGCCCCATGAACCACGACGGGCCCCCGAAAACGCGGTTGGACCGGAACTTCTGGGCCCCCGCCGCATCCGTCTCCAGCAGGTATTCCACACGTCGCGCGCTGCGCTCGAGCGACGGGAAGAGCCACGCCATCGTCTGGGCGTACGACCACACGTGGGTGCAGGTCCCCTCGCACGAGCCGGAGTGGTCGAAGGATCCCTCCCACGCGGCGAAGACCGGCCCGTCCCCCAGTTCCGCGTTCGGCGTCTCGACGACGAAAGCGGTGGTGGAGCGGGCCGCGGCGATGTTCGCGCCCACCGCATCCGCCACGACCGGGTCGATCGTGCCGCCGTAGAGCGTCTCCACGAAGGCGAGCGTGGCGGCCTCCAGGTCCGGCAGCGTGCGGTGCAGGTGGGTCGCCGCCGCCCATGCGTCGGGCCACAGCAGCGCGTGATGGTTGCGGACGACCTCGTCCTCATGCGGGTCGTCGAACACGATGCGCCCCCGCCACCCGCGTCGCCGGTTCGGGAAGCTCCACGCCAGCACGAACTCGAACTCGCGACTGCGCCCGGGGGCGATGTCGTGGACGATGCCGAGCGACCCTGTGCGGAGGCGCGGGAGCCGGTCGAACAGCTCGTCCTCCGTCATGGGTGCGGAGGCGTCCTGGGGAGCCGAGTCGGCGAACAGGCCGCGCGGACGGTCCTCCAGGGTGAGCCGCGGTTCCGGGTCGAGCCGCCCGTCCTCCGACAGGTCGTTCCAGAACAGGCGCGGGCCGTCGGGCCAGAATCCGGTCACCCACTGGGGCTTCACGGTGGTCGCCGCATCCGTCGTGGTGAGGCTGAGGGTGCCGTAGCCGGGGTCGTCCTCGGGCAGACGGATACCGAAGTCCAGGCCGCGCACGCCGCCCTCGTCGCGCCACCGCACCGTCTGCGCGGCGCGCATGCCGAAAGGACCCTCGCCCCGGCCGGCGGTGTGGCTCACGCTGCCGACGACCGTCACGGCGACGGAGCGGTCGCCGGGGTTGGTGACGGTGTAGCGCAGCACCGCGGCGGGGATGCCGGAGGCGTCGGCATCGAGGGGGACGAGGGGGGTGAAGGCGCGAAGTGACACCTCCACGGGGAGGACGTCGTCGGTGAAGTCGATGTCGACGACCGGATACTCCCCGTGCATCGTCGCCGACTGCAGCCGCGGCAGGCCGGCGAGCCGTTCGAAGGGGTAGCCGGCATCCCCGTCGTGGCGGCCGGTGAGGCGCGCTTCGAGCACGCGGGTCACCGGGGCCCCGCCCTGCGGGGCGGCGTGGATCGCGAAGAACGAGTAGGGGTTGAACCGCCCCTTGTCGGGAAGGTTCTCCAGCTCCCAGTCCCGGAGCTCCCCGCGGGAGCCCAGCGACACGTTCCCGGTACCCAGTCCGCCCAGGGGGAAGGCCGCCCGCTGCGCCGTGTGCGGGATGGCACGGGCCCGGCGCGCGGTGCGTGCGGCATCGACGCCGAGCGTGGAGCGGACGGGCATCGGATCCTCCTCGATCGCGGCGACGGACGAGCCGCGTCCGCCGTACCGCGTTCACTGTAGACGAAATCGATTTCATGATCAACCGATGCGAAGTCGTGACGACGCGCGCGCATCACCGCCGCGGGCGAGACGCGGGACGAGTCGGTCTCAGGCGGCGCCGCCGCCGCGCGCCGGCTGCACCTCGTTGCGCAGGACGACGGTCCGCGCGGGCTGATCGTCGCCGTTGATGCGCTCGAGCAGCATCTTGGCGGCCGTGACGCCCATGTGGCGCGCAGGAAGGCGCACCACGGTGACGGCGTTGGGTGACAGCGTCGTGAACGGCAGCGAGCCGACGACGGCCACGCCGATCTTGGGCGGGGTCAGCGCGTGCTCGGTGAGGACCTGGATCGCGCCGACGCCGAGCAGGTTGTTCGCCGCGACGATGGCATCGGGCGGCTCGGGCAGCGCCAGGAGCTCCTCCATCGCCGCGCGACCGCCGTCAACGCGGAACGTGGAATACCGCAGCAGCTCCTCGGACGTTCCACCCGGGAAGTGACGCGCGACGACGGCACGCCACCCCTCGGCACGCTCGTACGCCGTTTCGATGTGCTGCGGACCCGTGATGCAGGCGATGCGGCGGTAGCCGGCCTGCACGAGGTTCTCGGTCGCCGCCTGACCGGCCGTGCGGTTGGCCATGACCACGCCGTCGATGTCGTAGCCGGTGCCGCGGTCGACCGCGACCACCGGTCGCCCTGTCGCCAGGAGATCGTCGAGGTTGGAGTGATCGGATGCCGCCGCCAGGATGACGCCCGCCATGTGCTCGGCGATCGCGATCTGCAGGTAGGTCGCTTCCTTCTCGATCTCGGAGTCGGTGTTGCACAGGACGACGGAGTATCCGGCCTGGGATGCGACGTCCTCCACCCCGCGCGCCATCTCGGTGAAGTACGGGTTCTCGATGTCGGGGATGACGAGGGCGATGACTTCCGACGCCTGGCGCCGCAGCGTCCGCGCGGTGCGATTGGGGGTGAAGTTGAGCTGGCGCGCAGCATCCCGTACGGCGAGCGTCTTGGAGTCCGACACCCCCATGCCGTTGAAGACGCGGGAGACCGTCGCGGGCGAGACACCCGCGAGCTTCGCCACCTCGTAGATCGTGGCCATCTCACCCCATCCTCGTCCCGCGGCGTGCGTTGACTTTCGCCGTGAGGCAACAGTAGCGTGTTGAAATCGATTCCAAGCGATCACCGCTGCTTCGACGCCCCCGCGTACCGAGACGAGGATGTCCCGCCCGATGAATGCACCACGCGTACCCGCGCCCGATCTCTCATCCATCTCCGGCCTGCGGCCGCTGCAGACCCGATCCATCTCCCCCGAGAACTTCGACGGTTCGGTAGGCGGAGGCGGCCGCGCCACGGAAGGCACGGGCGCCGCCAGCGCGCGCGATCTCGGACCCGGGTGGAAGATCTCCCCGAGCGTGGACATAAAAGCCGGTGAGACGTTGGATCTGGCCGCGATCGAGGGCGCGGGCAAGATCACGCACATCTGGATCACCACCCACACCGACAACTGGCGCACCCTCGTCCTGCGGGCGTACTGGGACGGCGCCGACGAGCCCGCCGTCGAAGTTCCATACGGTGACTTCTTCTGCAACGGATGGGGCGTGTTCGCCCAGGTGAACTCGCAGCCGATCGCGGCGAATCCGCACGGCGGCTTCAACTCGTACTGGCCCATGCCGTTCCGCGACGGAGCGCGCCTGACGCTCGAGAACACCTCCGTCGTCGATGTGCGGGTGTACTTCCAGATCACCTACGAGATCGGCGGGGACTACACCGGCGACGGGTACTTCCACGCGCAGTGGCGGCGCTCCAACCCGCTCGGCGAACTCGTCCCGCACACGATCCTCGAGGGCATCGAGGGACAGGGTCAGTACGTCGGCACGTACATCGCGTGGGGCGTCAACTCCAACGGCTGGTGGGGCGAGGGCGAGATCAAGTTCTATCTCGACGGCGACACCGACTACCCGACGATCTGCGGCACCGGCACCGAGGACTACTTCGGCGGCGCGTGGAACTTCGACATCCCCGGTCAGGGATACACCGCGTTCTCCACCCCGTACCTGGGGATGCCGCAGGTCATCCGCCCCGACGGGCTCTACGTCAGCCAGCAGCGTTTCGGCATGTACCGGTGGCACCTCCTGGACCCGATCTTCTTCTCCTCCGGAGTGCCGAAGGTCGACATCCAGGCGCTCGGATGGCGCAGCGGATGGCGCTACCTGCCGCTGCGCGATGACATCGCCTCCACGGCGATGTTCTACCTCGACCGGCCCACCGCGCGCCGGCCGAAGTCACCGACCGCCGACGACATGGAGGTCCACCTAGGGCCGGCCCCCGTGCCCGACATCGGCGCCACCCCTCCGCGCGCGCCGCAGGACTGAGGCCGTGAAGGCGCCGCGCGTCGCCGTGACGGGACTCTTCGCCGTGGCCGTCGCGCTGGCGGCCTGCTCGGCGACGCCCGAGCGGCCGTCGGCCGACACCCCCCTGCGCGGAGAGGTCGCGGATGCGGTGACGGTGGTGGGCGTCTCCGACGGAGACCTGTGGCCCAGCTGCTGGGGCGAGGACGACGCGCTCTACGCCGCGAACGGCGACGGCGGCGGATTCGGCTTCGACTTCTTCGACATCGCGGTCAATCGCATCACCGGCTCACCCGAGGACGGGGCGGGCGTGGAGGGCGAGTTCCTCGCCGGCGGCGACGCGGTCGGCCAGGTGTGGTCGGGTGCGCAGTTCACCCGCAAGCCCACCGGGATGCTGTGCACCGACGAGGCGATCTATCTCGCCGTCCAGGATCTGCGGCTCGACTTCAACCAGGCCCCGGCCGCGACGATCGCCCGCAGCGACGACCACGGCGAGACCTGGACGTGGGACACGGCGACCCCGATGTTCGGCGACGGCGTCTTCACGACGATCTGGTTCGCCGACTACGGGAAGGCCGGCCGGCACGCACCCGATCCGGGGTATGCCTACGCGTACGGCCTCGACGGCAATTGGCGCGACTCCTTCGACGACTCGGTGCCCGACCCCACCGAGCTCTTCCTGGCACGGGTCCCGCTGGCGTCGGTGCAGGACGCGGCCACATGGGAGTTCTACGCCGGCGAGCCCGGCGACTCCGCGCCGACGTGGACCCCCGACATCGCGCGCAAACGCCCTGTCCTCGTCGACGAGCGGCGGCAGCACCCGACGGACTCATCGGCGGCGGAGCCGGGACAGACGGTCGGGGCGCAGAACCTCAGCGTCCTCTCACAGGGCGGCGTGACGTTCCTGCCGGCGCTCGGGCGATACGTCTACACATCGTGGACCGAGCTCACCTTCGAGTTCTACGAAGCCCCCGCGCCGTGGGGTCCGTGGGAGCTGTTCCTCTCCGAGGACTTCGGCCCGTACCCGTGGACCGAGGAGCGCTTCGGCGGCTACGGCACGTCGATCCCCTCGAAGTTCCTGTCCGAGGACAACCGCAGCGCCTGGGTGCAGTCCAACGTGTGCCCCTGCGCTCCGGCGGGGATGTCGTCGTACTGGTTCGGCCTGCGACCCCTGCACCTCGGTCTGGACGAGTGACAGCGGCATCCGGGGTTCGACGGCGCAGACGCGTCCGCTGACGGAGCGGACCAGGCGAGGAGAGAAGGAGAGTGCGATGAGGCCTCGGAGAAGAGCGGCAGCAGGGACGGCGATCACCGGGCTGGCCATGGCGGGGGTGCTCGCCGTCGGCGGGGTCGGCCCGGCGCTGGCGACGGATGCCCCGACACCGGTGACGGTGGTGGAGAAGCTGACCGGCCCCGATGCCCCGAACAACACGTGGGGGCGATGGGACATCAAGGCGACGGACCTGGGCGTCATGTGGGATGACGGCGACGGACGCATCCTCACGGCGTTCGGTGACACCTTCGGCAACGGCTGGGTGGGGCCCGGCGGAGGGTCGGGCCCCAACGGCAACTGGCGCAGCAACGTGCTGGTGCGCTCGAGCGACCGCGACCTCTCCGACGGGATGCTCTTCGAGAGCGCCCCGCAGTCCCCCCACGGCATCGCCAAAGAGTTGATCCCGTCCAAGAAGGTCAGCGGCGACGAGATGACCACGATCCCCACGGCGGGGATCTCGGTGGGCGACCGTCAATACATGGGGTTCATGTCGGTGCGCCAGTGGGGCGAGCCGGGCTACTGGGACACCAACTACGCCGGGATCGCCTATTCCGACGACGACGGTGAGAACTGGACGGTCTCCTCGACGAAGTGGGAGAACGACGCCGAGGGGACGAATCCGTTCCAGATGCAGGCCTACGTCCGAAAGGGCGGCGACGTCTACGTCTTCGGCACCCCCAACGGACGCCAGGGCGCAGTGCACGTGGCCAAGGTCTCGCCTCGGAAGATGCTCGACAAGGGCGCCTACCGCTACTGGGACGGCCGGCGGTGGTCGAAGTCCGAGGCCGACGCGGTTCCCGTGATCGACGCCCCGGCCAGCGAGCTGTCGGTGCACTACGACGAGTTCAGCAAGCGGTTCCTGCTGATGACCCTGTCGGGCGAAGACATCGTCATGCACACCGCGAAGAAGCCCGAGGGGCCCTGGACCGGGCCGCAGGTGGTTGCGAGCTCCGCGGACTATCCGGGTCTGTACGGCGGCTACTTCCACCCGTGGAGCGCCGACGGCGTGATGTACTTCGCGATGTCGCAGTGGAGTCCGTACAACACGTATCTCATGCGCATGCAGATCGACCGGGACGGGGTCATCGTCAACCCGAACCTCGTCGCCAACCCGAGCTTCGAGCGAGGCACGACGGTGGGCGACGGCACGAACGGCACGTGGGGCTGCACGCCGAATTGCGGAATCGACACCGCTCCCCCGGAGTCGTTCTCGGGTGACCGCAACGCGTTCGTGCGCTTCAACTCCGGCTGGCGCAACATCTGGCAGGACGTCGACGTGCAACCGGGAACCGACTACCGGCTCACCGGATTCGTGCGCACGTCGATCAACAGCGACGCCGGGTTCTTCGGCGCACGCTCGCTGGACGGCCAGGTGATCGGCGAGGCCCATTTCATCTCGGTCGGCCCCTGGACGAAGTTCACCGTGGACTTCAACAGCGGCGCCCACGAGGACGTGCAGGTCTTCGCCGGGGTGTGGACGAACGGCGGGGACATCTGGCTGCAGGCCGACGACATCGCCTTGATCCGGCGGTGATGCGGGCGGCCGGTCCGCGGGCACGCTGCTCCGGGCCGGCCGCTCCCGGCCCCATCACGGACGTCCGGCTCATCGAAGCGGCGACGGCCGCGCACGGGTGACGGCGTCGCGCACCCAGGCCTCCACCCGGGCGGCGACCTCCCGCGGCTGCAGCGCATCGGTGCCGATGACTTCGGCCGCCCAGCGAGGATCACCCTTCGACC
This region includes:
- a CDS encoding glycoside hydrolase family 172 protein; the protein is MNAPRVPAPDLSSISGLRPLQTRSISPENFDGSVGGGGRATEGTGAASARDLGPGWKISPSVDIKAGETLDLAAIEGAGKITHIWITTHTDNWRTLVLRAYWDGADEPAVEVPYGDFFCNGWGVFAQVNSQPIAANPHGGFNSYWPMPFRDGARLTLENTSVVDVRVYFQITYEIGGDYTGDGYFHAQWRRSNPLGELVPHTILEGIEGQGQYVGTYIAWGVNSNGWWGEGEIKFYLDGDTDYPTICGTGTEDYFGGAWNFDIPGQGYTAFSTPYLGMPQVIRPDGLYVSQQRFGMYRWHLLDPIFFSSGVPKVDIQALGWRSGWRYLPLRDDIASTAMFYLDRPTARRPKSPTADDMEVHLGPAPVPDIGATPPRAPQD
- a CDS encoding LacI family DNA-binding transcriptional regulator — protein: MATIYEVAKLAGVSPATVSRVFNGMGVSDSKTLAVRDAARQLNFTPNRTARTLRRQASEVIALVIPDIENPYFTEMARGVEDVASQAGYSVVLCNTDSEIEKEATYLQIAIAEHMAGVILAAASDHSNLDDLLATGRPVVAVDRGTGYDIDGVVMANRTAGQAATENLVQAGYRRIACITGPQHIETAYERAEGWRAVVARHFPGGTSEELLRYSTFRVDGGRAAMEELLALPEPPDAIVAANNLLGVGAIQVLTEHALTPPKIGVAVVGSLPFTTLSPNAVTVVRLPARHMGVTAAKMLLERINGDDQPARTVVLRNEVQPARGGGAA
- a CDS encoding GH116 family glycosyl-hydrolase, whose amino-acid sequence is MPVRSTLGVDAARTARRARAIPHTAQRAAFPLGGLGTGNVSLGSRGELRDWELENLPDKGRFNPYSFFAIHAAPQGGAPVTRVLEARLTGRHDGDAGYPFERLAGLPRLQSATMHGEYPVVDIDFTDDVLPVEVSLRAFTPLVPLDADASGIPAAVLRYTVTNPGDRSVAVTVVGSVSHTAGRGEGPFGMRAAQTVRWRDEGGVRGLDFGIRLPEDDPGYGTLSLTTTDAATTVKPQWVTGFWPDGPRLFWNDLSEDGRLDPEPRLTLEDRPRGLFADSAPQDASAPMTEDELFDRLPRLRTGSLGIVHDIAPGRSREFEFVLAWSFPNRRRGWRGRIVFDDPHEDEVVRNHHALLWPDAWAAATHLHRTLPDLEAATLAFVETLYGGTIDPVVADAVGANIAAARSTTAFVVETPNAELGDGPVFAAWEGSFDHSGSCEGTCTHVWSYAQTMAWLFPSLERSARRVEYLLETDAAGAQKFRSNRVFGGPSWFMGPAVDGQLGTLLRLYREWRFCGDDDFLLELWPAAVRSLEHAVDRWDRDGDGLLDGELHNTYDIEFHGVEPLANGLFAAALRAGARMADHLGDAARASQWRERADRVADGMDDVLWNGEYYRQVVDDVDAHRYQYGDGVLSDQLLGQFHAWINGLGDLLPRPRLRSALGAVVTHNFREDLSAHESTQRVYALNDEGGLLLASWPRGGRPAIPFVYSDEVWTGVEHQVAASLVYAGLPEQALRIERAVRERYAGDARNPWNEIECGNHYARSLASWALLLAFSGVQWDAPTRTLSFDPVGDEPFRSLFTTGTAWGRVEVDGATLVLHVHGGTLELDGLLLRGRELPLSPDTSAPETPVRLRLEAGSSHTANASHARQLVEDNA
- a CDS encoding DUF4185 domain-containing protein encodes the protein MRPRRRAAAGTAITGLAMAGVLAVGGVGPALATDAPTPVTVVEKLTGPDAPNNTWGRWDIKATDLGVMWDDGDGRILTAFGDTFGNGWVGPGGGSGPNGNWRSNVLVRSSDRDLSDGMLFESAPQSPHGIAKELIPSKKVSGDEMTTIPTAGISVGDRQYMGFMSVRQWGEPGYWDTNYAGIAYSDDDGENWTVSSTKWENDAEGTNPFQMQAYVRKGGDVYVFGTPNGRQGAVHVAKVSPRKMLDKGAYRYWDGRRWSKSEADAVPVIDAPASELSVHYDEFSKRFLLMTLSGEDIVMHTAKKPEGPWTGPQVVASSADYPGLYGGYFHPWSADGVMYFAMSQWSPYNTYLMRMQIDRDGVIVNPNLVANPSFERGTTVGDGTNGTWGCTPNCGIDTAPPESFSGDRNAFVRFNSGWRNIWQDVDVQPGTDYRLTGFVRTSINSDAGFFGARSLDGQVIGEAHFISVGPWTKFTVDFNSGAHEDVQVFAGVWTNGGDIWLQADDIALIRR
- a CDS encoding DUF4185 domain-containing protein, giving the protein MKAPRVAVTGLFAVAVALAACSATPERPSADTPLRGEVADAVTVVGVSDGDLWPSCWGEDDALYAANGDGGGFGFDFFDIAVNRITGSPEDGAGVEGEFLAGGDAVGQVWSGAQFTRKPTGMLCTDEAIYLAVQDLRLDFNQAPAATIARSDDHGETWTWDTATPMFGDGVFTTIWFADYGKAGRHAPDPGYAYAYGLDGNWRDSFDDSVPDPTELFLARVPLASVQDAATWEFYAGEPGDSAPTWTPDIARKRPVLVDERRQHPTDSSAAEPGQTVGAQNLSVLSQGGVTFLPALGRYVYTSWTELTFEFYEAPAPWGPWELFLSEDFGPYPWTEERFGGYGTSIPSKFLSEDNRSAWVQSNVCPCAPAGMSSYWFGLRPLHLGLDE